Proteins co-encoded in one Coregonus clupeaformis isolate EN_2021a chromosome 17, ASM2061545v1, whole genome shotgun sequence genomic window:
- the LOC121586699 gene encoding insulin-like growth factor 2 mRNA-binding protein 3 isoform X2, producing the protein MNKLYIGNVSEEASAEDLETIFEQWKIPHSGPFLVKTGYAFVDCPDEKIAMKAIDILSGKVELHGKLLEVEHSVPKRQRSCKLQIRNIPPHMQWEVLDGMLAQYGTVENCEQVNTDTDTAVVNVRYGAKDQARLAMEKLNGFLMENFALKVSYIPDETATADAPPLGGGRRGFVPRGPPRSGSPGLGARPKLQSEVPLRILVPTQFVGAIIGKEGATIRNITKQTHSKIDIHRKENAGAAEKPITVHSTPEGCSNACRTIMEIMQKEALDTKFTEEIPLKILAHNNFVGRLIGKEGRNLKKIEVDTETKITISPLQDLTLYNPERTITVKGSIEACSRAEEEVMKKVRESYENDVAAMNLQSNLIPGLNLNALGLFPGGAPGMGPSMGHNVPPPGAQGGYSSFGGQGQPESETVHLFIPALAVGAIIGKQGQHIKQLSRFAGASIKISADEVSVVDANQLAPPEGMDNKQRMVIIAGPPEAQFKAQGRIFGKLKEENFFGPKEEVKLEAHIKVPSFAAGRVIGKGGKTVNELQNLTSAEVVVPRDQTPDENDQVIVKITGHFYASQLAQRKIQEILSQVRRQQQPKPSPRGEGPPLSRPSRK; encoded by the exons ATGAATAAGCTGTACATTGGAAACGTGAGTGAAGAGGCGAGTGCGGAGGACTTGGAAACTATCTTTGAGCAGTGGAAGATTCCACACAGTGGTCCGTTTCTCGTCAAAACTGGTTATGCGTTCGTGGATTGCCCCGATGAAAAGATTGCAATGAAGGCCATCGACATACTTTCAG GTAAAGTTGAACTACATGGGAAACTCCTAGAAGTGGAGCACTCGGTCCCTAAACGTCAAAG GAGCTGTAAGCTGCAGATCAGGAACATTCCGCCTCATATGCAGTGGGAG GTTCTGGACGGCATGTTGGCCCAGTATGGCACAGTGGAGAACTGCGAGCAAG taaatacagacacagacactgcaGTGGTCAACGTCAGATACGGTGCTAAGGACCAGGCCAGACT GGCAATGGAGAAGCTGAATGGCTTCCTGATGGAGAACTTTGCCCTGAAGGTGTCGTACATCCCTGACGAGACTGCCACCGCTGACGCCCCACCTctgggagggggtaggaggggcTTCGTCCCCCGTGGCCCGCCCCGCTCGGGTTCTCCGGGCCTGGGGGCGCGTCCCAAACTACAGTCGGAAGTCCCCTTGCGCATACTCGTCCCCACGCAGTTTGTAGGAGCCATCATCGGCAAGGAGGGAGCCACCATTCGCAACATCACCAAACAGACACACTCAAA GATCGACATCCACAGGAAGGAGAATGCGGGAGCGGCAGAGAAGCCCATCACGGTCCACTCCACCCCAGAGGGCTGCTCCAACGCCTGCAGAACCATCATGGAGATCATGCAGAAGGAGGCCCTCGACACCAAGTT TACTGAGGAGATTCCACTGAAGATTCTGGCTCACAACAACTTTGTGGGCCGACTGATCGGGAAGGAAGGACGGAACCTAAAGAAGATTGAAGTGGACACAGAGACCAAGATCACGATCTCCCC TCTCCAGGACCTGACCCTGTACAACCCTGAGAGGACCATCACAGTGAAGGGTTCCATCGAGGCGTGCTCCCGAGCCGAGGAGGAAGTCATGAAGAAGGTCAGGGAGTCGTATGAGAATGACGTGGCCGCTATGAAT cTCCAGTCTAACCTGATTCCAGGACTCAACCTGAATGCCTTGGGTTTGTTCCCTGGTGGTGCTCCAGGTATGGGCCCCTCCATGGGACACAACGTCCCACCTCCCGGTGCCCAGGGTGGCTACTCCTCATTCGGG GGCCAGGGGCAGCCGGAGTCGGAGACGGTCCATCTGTTCATCCCGGCGCTAGCGGTTGGAGCCATCATTGGAAAACAGGGTCAACACATCAAGCAGCTGTCGCGCTTCGCCGGAGCCTCCATCAAG atcagtgcagatgaagtcAGTGTCGTAGATGCAAACCAG TTAGCCCCTCCAGAAGGCATGGACAACAAGCAGAGGATGGTGATCATCGCTGGACCACCAGAGGCCCAGTTCAAG GCTCAGGGTCGTATCTTTGGGAAGCTAAAGGAGGAGAACTTCTTTGGGCCGAAGGAGGAGGTGAAACTAGAGGCTCACATCAAGGTGCCCTCCTTCGCTGCTGGACGTGTCATCGGCAAGGGAGGCAAAACG GTGAATGAGTTGCAGAACTTGACCAGTGCTGAGGTGGTGGTCCCCAGAGACCAGACGCCTGACGAGAACGACCAGGTCATTGTCAAAATCACTGGACACTTCTATGCAAGCCAG CTGGCCCAGAGGAAGATCCAGGAGATATTGTCCCAGGTGAGACGGCAACAGCAGCCCAAACCCTCACCCCGTGGGGAGGGACCCCCCCTCTCCCGCCCCTCCCGGAAGTAG
- the LOC121586699 gene encoding insulin-like growth factor 2 mRNA-binding protein 3 isoform X1: protein MNKLYIGNVSEEASAEDLETIFEQWKIPHSGPFLVKTGYAFVDCPDEKIAMKAIDILSGKVELHGKLLEVEHSVPKRQRSCKLQIRNIPPHMQWEVLDGMLAQYGTVENCEQVNTDTDTAVVNVRYGAKDQARLAMEKLNGFLMENFALKVSYIPDETATADAPPLGGGRRGFVPRGPPRSGSPGLGARPKLQSEVPLRILVPTQFVGAIIGKEGATIRNITKQTHSKIDIHRKENAGAAEKPITVHSTPEGCSNACRTIMEIMQKEALDTKFTEEIPLKILAHNNFVGRLIGKEGRNLKKIEVDTETKITISPLQDLTLYNPERTITVKGSIEACSRAEEEVMKKVRESYENDVAAMNLQSNLIPGLNLNALGLFPGGAPGMGPSMGHNVPPPGAQGGYSSFGSSSFGGEGPFWASVLSASSQPLSGQGQPESETVHLFIPALAVGAIIGKQGQHIKQLSRFAGASIKISADEVSVVDANQLAPPEGMDNKQRMVIIAGPPEAQFKAQGRIFGKLKEENFFGPKEEVKLEAHIKVPSFAAGRVIGKGGKTVNELQNLTSAEVVVPRDQTPDENDQVIVKITGHFYASQLAQRKIQEILSQVRRQQQPKPSPRGEGPPLSRPSRK, encoded by the exons ATGAATAAGCTGTACATTGGAAACGTGAGTGAAGAGGCGAGTGCGGAGGACTTGGAAACTATCTTTGAGCAGTGGAAGATTCCACACAGTGGTCCGTTTCTCGTCAAAACTGGTTATGCGTTCGTGGATTGCCCCGATGAAAAGATTGCAATGAAGGCCATCGACATACTTTCAG GTAAAGTTGAACTACATGGGAAACTCCTAGAAGTGGAGCACTCGGTCCCTAAACGTCAAAG GAGCTGTAAGCTGCAGATCAGGAACATTCCGCCTCATATGCAGTGGGAG GTTCTGGACGGCATGTTGGCCCAGTATGGCACAGTGGAGAACTGCGAGCAAG taaatacagacacagacactgcaGTGGTCAACGTCAGATACGGTGCTAAGGACCAGGCCAGACT GGCAATGGAGAAGCTGAATGGCTTCCTGATGGAGAACTTTGCCCTGAAGGTGTCGTACATCCCTGACGAGACTGCCACCGCTGACGCCCCACCTctgggagggggtaggaggggcTTCGTCCCCCGTGGCCCGCCCCGCTCGGGTTCTCCGGGCCTGGGGGCGCGTCCCAAACTACAGTCGGAAGTCCCCTTGCGCATACTCGTCCCCACGCAGTTTGTAGGAGCCATCATCGGCAAGGAGGGAGCCACCATTCGCAACATCACCAAACAGACACACTCAAA GATCGACATCCACAGGAAGGAGAATGCGGGAGCGGCAGAGAAGCCCATCACGGTCCACTCCACCCCAGAGGGCTGCTCCAACGCCTGCAGAACCATCATGGAGATCATGCAGAAGGAGGCCCTCGACACCAAGTT TACTGAGGAGATTCCACTGAAGATTCTGGCTCACAACAACTTTGTGGGCCGACTGATCGGGAAGGAAGGACGGAACCTAAAGAAGATTGAAGTGGACACAGAGACCAAGATCACGATCTCCCC TCTCCAGGACCTGACCCTGTACAACCCTGAGAGGACCATCACAGTGAAGGGTTCCATCGAGGCGTGCTCCCGAGCCGAGGAGGAAGTCATGAAGAAGGTCAGGGAGTCGTATGAGAATGACGTGGCCGCTATGAAT cTCCAGTCTAACCTGATTCCAGGACTCAACCTGAATGCCTTGGGTTTGTTCCCTGGTGGTGCTCCAGGTATGGGCCCCTCCATGGGACACAACGTCCCACCTCCCGGTGCCCAGGGTGGCTACTCCTCATTCGGG AGCAGTTCCTTCGGGGGCGAAGGGCCATTTTGGGCGTCTGTGCTGTCGGCGAGCAGCCAGCCCCTCTCT GGCCAGGGGCAGCCGGAGTCGGAGACGGTCCATCTGTTCATCCCGGCGCTAGCGGTTGGAGCCATCATTGGAAAACAGGGTCAACACATCAAGCAGCTGTCGCGCTTCGCCGGAGCCTCCATCAAG atcagtgcagatgaagtcAGTGTCGTAGATGCAAACCAG TTAGCCCCTCCAGAAGGCATGGACAACAAGCAGAGGATGGTGATCATCGCTGGACCACCAGAGGCCCAGTTCAAG GCTCAGGGTCGTATCTTTGGGAAGCTAAAGGAGGAGAACTTCTTTGGGCCGAAGGAGGAGGTGAAACTAGAGGCTCACATCAAGGTGCCCTCCTTCGCTGCTGGACGTGTCATCGGCAAGGGAGGCAAAACG GTGAATGAGTTGCAGAACTTGACCAGTGCTGAGGTGGTGGTCCCCAGAGACCAGACGCCTGACGAGAACGACCAGGTCATTGTCAAAATCACTGGACACTTCTATGCAAGCCAG CTGGCCCAGAGGAAGATCCAGGAGATATTGTCCCAGGTGAGACGGCAACAGCAGCCCAAACCCTCACCCCGTGGGGAGGGACCCCCCCTCTCCCGCCCCTCCCGGAAGTAG